In Nostoc sp. CENA543, a single genomic region encodes these proteins:
- a CDS encoding proton extrusion protein PcxA, producing MQNSIFSQKIYPFLLSAYRWYLQTPERSLEEAYKAALKIKAIEDEYFNGNTIDFNSAIYSSSVMDYFESDIKKQLKLVRMRLTEFRFSRRFSNESHQKAAQKTGIEYLTPTEILDKLKLIDDITTKYINLEQEILSSNGLNQTSLNKTVEGQNSEVSPNYPPSIIKSNKNDLVERIYAPTSPPQNLGRSSAQNQRKRPKADSIGILPRSILSTIGRLQIELDPNSEQDVVQNFRQAQRRTIISIRFILLIIIIPLLTHQLSKALLVGPIVERFRTAHTEQIFLNEEMEEKALLTVQRFEERIKFENLISNAPPLSSEEIEKQIQTKAQEVAEEFRRESANAIKNVFADICSVAAFIWLLIASKSSIMVLKDFFDNVVYGLSDSAKAFIIILFTDVFVGFHSPHGWEVILEGVTRHWGLPANRDFIYLFIATFPVILDTIFKYWIFRYLNRISPSAVATYKNMNE from the coding sequence ATGCAAAACTCGATTTTTAGTCAAAAAATTTATCCTTTTTTACTATCGGCTTACAGATGGTATTTACAGACACCAGAACGCTCCTTAGAAGAAGCCTATAAAGCTGCCTTAAAAATCAAAGCCATAGAGGATGAATATTTTAATGGTAATACAATAGACTTCAATTCAGCCATCTATAGCAGTAGTGTTATGGATTATTTTGAGTCTGATATTAAAAAACAATTAAAGCTGGTGAGGATGCGATTGACTGAATTTCGATTTAGTCGCCGATTTTCTAACGAATCTCATCAAAAAGCTGCTCAAAAAACTGGTATAGAGTATCTCACACCTACAGAAATTTTAGATAAGTTAAAGTTAATTGATGATATTACTACCAAATATATTAATCTTGAGCAAGAAATTCTATCATCTAATGGTCTTAATCAGACTTCTCTGAATAAAACTGTTGAGGGGCAAAATTCTGAAGTATCACCTAATTATCCTCCCAGTATAATTAAATCTAATAAAAACGATTTAGTAGAGAGAATATATGCACCGACATCTCCACCGCAAAATCTTGGTAGATCCTCAGCACAAAATCAAAGAAAACGCCCTAAAGCAGATTCTATAGGGATTCTGCCGCGTTCAATTTTAAGTACAATTGGCCGTTTACAAATTGAGTTAGACCCTAATTCTGAACAGGATGTTGTGCAGAATTTTCGCCAAGCACAACGGCGAACTATTATTTCAATTCGGTTTATATTACTAATTATTATTATACCACTTTTAACTCATCAATTATCAAAAGCTTTATTAGTAGGCCCTATTGTAGAACGCTTCAGAACTGCTCACACTGAGCAAATATTTCTCAATGAAGAAATGGAAGAAAAAGCTTTATTAACAGTCCAAAGGTTTGAAGAAAGAATCAAGTTTGAAAACTTAATTAGTAATGCGCCACCACTTTCTTCAGAGGAAATAGAAAAACAAATACAAACCAAAGCGCAGGAAGTTGCAGAGGAATTCCGCCGGGAAAGTGCTAATGCAATTAAAAATGTTTTTGCAGATATTTGTTCTGTGGCTGCATTCATTTGGCTACTGATTGCTAGCAAGTCTTCTATTATGGTGTTAAAAGATTTCTTTGATAATGTGGTTTATGGACTGAGTGATAGTGCCAAAGCATTTATTATTATCTTATTTACGGATGTCTTTGTCGGCTTCCACTCTCCCCACGGCTGGGAAGTCATTCTCGAAGGTGTCACTCGTCACTGGGGTTTACCAGCAAACCGAGACTTTATCTACTTGTTTATTGCGACATTCCCCGTAATTTTAGACACTATCTTTAAATATTGGATTTTCCGCTATCTCAACCGGATATCGCCTTCCGCCGTAGCTACATACAAAAATATGAATGAATAA
- a CDS encoding helix-turn-helix transcriptional regulator, translating into MKQKPKPRIALLREKAGLTQLELSRLVGVTESTIQNWESGRTGTDHIERIIRFCKALNCQVEDLIEYANEPIDGDVGKPTSLNDLHQLLGNQEPVSVNTSDTEVAQQPQAKST; encoded by the coding sequence GTGAAACAAAAGCCAAAACCAAGGATCGCTTTGCTTCGAGAAAAAGCAGGGCTGACCCAGCTTGAATTGTCCCGCCTTGTCGGCGTGACTGAAAGCACTATTCAAAACTGGGAAAGCGGCCGGACTGGGACAGACCATATTGAGAGAATTATTAGGTTTTGTAAAGCCTTGAATTGTCAAGTGGAAGACCTAATAGAGTATGCTAATGAGCCTATAGATGGGGACGTAGGCAAACCAACCTCACTCAATGACCTGCATCAACTCTTAGGAAATCAAGAGCCTGTGTCAGTCAATACTTCAGATACAGAAGTAGCTCAACAGCCACAAGCTAAAAGTACCTAA
- a CDS encoding polysaccharide deacetylase family protein — protein MQLAPLFPIAYRLLQPNFPQCLWCGNGETKTIALTFDDGPHPQYTPQVLAVLDHYNIKASFFWLGICVNRSPDVAKAVSDRGHWIGLHGYDHRSFIRLSPLDLKDSLEKTQTAIYHACDLPPTQVRDVRPPNGLFLPQTLKFFLQWQYRPVMWSVVPEDWARPGVNQVVQRVTKQVKNGSLIVLHDGVCGGQDVAATIQILIPTLLQQGYQFVTIDTLWQQAQSIS, from the coding sequence ATGCAACTCGCACCACTATTCCCCATCGCTTACCGTCTTCTCCAACCCAATTTTCCCCAGTGTCTGTGGTGTGGAAATGGAGAGACTAAAACCATCGCCTTGACTTTTGATGATGGGCCTCATCCCCAATACACCCCCCAGGTATTAGCCGTTTTAGACCACTACAACATCAAAGCTAGCTTTTTTTGGTTGGGTATTTGTGTGAATCGTTCACCAGATGTTGCCAAAGCGGTGAGCGATCGCGGACACTGGATTGGGTTACATGGTTATGACCACCGTTCTTTTATCAGACTCTCGCCCTTAGATCTCAAAGACAGTTTAGAAAAAACCCAAACTGCTATCTATCATGCTTGTGATCTTCCACCTACCCAAGTCCGTGACGTAAGACCACCCAATGGTTTATTTCTGCCCCAAACTCTCAAATTCTTTTTACAATGGCAATATCGTCCAGTGATGTGGAGTGTTGTGCCAGAAGATTGGGCTAGACCTGGAGTCAATCAAGTAGTGCAGCGTGTGACTAAGCAAGTAAAAAATGGTTCCTTGATTGTTTTGCATGATGGTGTTTGCGGCGGACAAGATGTGGCAGCTACAATTCAAATCCTCATCCCTACACTACTACAACAAGGTTATCAATTCGTGACTATTGATACTCTCTGGCAACAAGCTCAAAGTATTTCCTAG
- the gatA gene encoding Asp-tRNA(Asn)/Glu-tRNA(Gln) amidotransferase subunit GatA: MASIRELHEQLVKKERSAVEITQEALDRIQALEPKLHSFLHVTAQKALEQASAVDAKIAAGEEIGLLAGIPIGVKDNMCTKGIPTTCASRILENFVPPYESTVSQKLIDAGAVIVGKTNLDEFAMGSSTESSAYQVTANPWDLSRVPGGSSGGSAAAVAADECVVALGSDTGGSIRQPASFCGVVGLKPTYGLVSRYGLVAYASSLDQIGPFGRSVEDTAILLNAIAGYDPKDSTSLKVEIPNYAATLKPDLKARSKTRIGVIKETFGEGLDSVVEKAVTKAIEQLQSLGAEIHVISCPNFRYGLPSYYIIAPSEASANLARYDGVKYGWRASDADNLLSMYKTTRAQGFGAEVKRRIMIGTYALSAGYYDAYYLKAQKVRTLIKQDFEKAFETVDVLVTPTAPTTAFKAGEKTTDPLSMYLNDLMTIPVNLAGLPGISLPCGFDEQGLPIGLQLIGKVLKEDQLLQVAYAFEQSTTWHLRQPEI; encoded by the coding sequence ATGGCATCCATCCGCGAGTTGCACGAACAACTAGTTAAAAAAGAACGTTCTGCCGTTGAAATTACCCAAGAGGCTTTAGACCGGATTCAAGCGTTAGAGCCAAAATTGCACAGTTTTCTCCACGTAACGGCACAAAAGGCGTTAGAACAGGCTAGTGCTGTGGATGCCAAAATTGCCGCAGGTGAGGAAATTGGCTTATTGGCGGGAATTCCCATTGGTGTCAAAGACAATATGTGTACTAAGGGGATTCCTACTACTTGCGCTTCCAGGATTTTAGAAAATTTTGTGCCACCTTATGAATCAACTGTGTCACAAAAACTGATTGATGCTGGGGCGGTGATTGTTGGGAAAACCAACTTAGATGAATTTGCAATGGGTAGTTCCACTGAGAGTTCTGCCTATCAAGTCACGGCGAATCCTTGGGATTTGTCGAGAGTTCCGGGTGGTTCATCTGGGGGTTCAGCCGCCGCCGTCGCCGCCGATGAATGTGTGGTTGCGCTGGGTTCTGATACTGGGGGTTCAATTCGCCAACCTGCGTCTTTTTGCGGTGTGGTGGGACTTAAACCTACCTATGGTCTGGTGTCCCGTTATGGTTTAGTGGCTTATGCTTCATCATTAGATCAAATTGGCCCCTTTGGACGCTCAGTAGAAGATACTGCGATATTATTAAATGCGATCGCAGGTTATGACCCCAAAGATTCCACCAGCCTGAAAGTCGAAATTCCTAATTACGCCGCCACTTTAAAACCAGACCTCAAAGCCAGAAGTAAAACCCGAATTGGTGTCATCAAGGAAACCTTTGGTGAAGGTTTAGACTCAGTTGTGGAAAAAGCTGTTACTAAAGCCATTGAACAACTACAGAGTTTAGGCGCAGAAATTCATGTGATTTCCTGTCCTAACTTCCGCTATGGCTTACCTAGTTATTACATCATCGCCCCCTCAGAAGCATCCGCTAACCTCGCCCGCTACGATGGTGTGAAATACGGCTGGCGCGCCTCAGATGCGGATAATCTCCTGTCTATGTACAAGACTACCCGCGCCCAAGGATTTGGCGCAGAAGTCAAACGCCGGATTATGATTGGTACATACGCCCTATCTGCTGGTTACTATGATGCTTATTACCTGAAGGCGCAAAAAGTCCGTACCTTGATTAAGCAAGACTTTGAAAAAGCCTTTGAAACCGTTGATGTGTTAGTAACTCCCACAGCACCAACCACAGCATTTAAAGCTGGGGAAAAAACCACTGATCCCTTGAGTATGTATTTAAATGACTTGATGACAATTCCTGTAAACCTTGCTGGTTTACCAGGGATTAGCCTTCCCTGTGGCTTTGACGAACAAGGACTACCCATTGGTTTGCAACTCATCGGCAAAGTTCTCAAAGAAGACCAACTATTACAAGTTGCCTACGCCTTTGAGCAATCCACAACTTGGCATTTACGTCAACCAGAAATTTAA
- a CDS encoding OB-fold nucleic acid binding domain-containing protein, whose protein sequence is MVKIITRKYISKENVYDIGVERDHNFVIKNGFVASNCFNKSHSTAYGYVTYQTAYLKANYPLEYMAALLTANSGDTDKVQKYISTCISMNIQIEPPDINRSGVDFTPVGGKILFGFSAVRNVGQNAIAAIIEAREQGGAFKSLADFCDRVDLRTVNRRTLESLIYCGAFDKIEANRQQLMHDLELVYEWAQSRAKDRATGQGNLFDLLGGFAAGNDKKSNNAFETAPKAKPVNDYPPQEKLRMEKELLGFYVSDHPLKSLRQVAPLLTPINISQLGEQREDTKLCVVAMLNGVKKVMTKKGDPMAILQIEDLTSQTEAVVFPKTYERVSSVLQVDARFIIWGKVDRRDDQLQLIVDDAEPVETVQMVMVELNPQQASNIEELHRLKTILQEQSGDRDKAKMPVIGIIQTEHSRKLVRLGWQFCVQDARITVQALQNARFPAHLRPLIGS, encoded by the coding sequence ATGGTTAAAATTATTACTCGCAAGTATATAAGTAAAGAAAATGTCTACGATATAGGCGTTGAGCGTGATCACAATTTTGTGATTAAAAATGGCTTTGTTGCCTCTAATTGTTTCAATAAGTCACACTCAACTGCCTACGGATATGTTACCTATCAAACTGCCTATTTAAAGGCTAATTACCCACTGGAATATATGGCTGCACTCCTGACAGCTAACAGTGGTGATACAGATAAGGTGCAGAAATATATTTCCACCTGTATCAGTATGAATATCCAAATTGAACCACCTGATATTAATCGTTCTGGGGTGGATTTTACGCCTGTGGGTGGAAAAATTTTATTTGGTTTTTCGGCGGTGCGAAATGTGGGACAAAATGCGATCGCTGCTATTATCGAAGCGCGTGAACAGGGAGGCGCGTTTAAATCTTTAGCTGATTTTTGCGATCGCGTGGATCTTCGCACTGTCAACCGCCGCACCCTAGAATCGTTGATTTATTGCGGTGCTTTCGACAAAATCGAAGCTAATCGTCAACAATTAATGCACGATTTAGAATTAGTTTATGAATGGGCGCAATCTCGTGCTAAAGATAGAGCCACTGGTCAAGGTAATTTATTTGATTTATTAGGCGGATTCGCTGCTGGTAATGATAAAAAATCGAATAATGCCTTTGAAACTGCACCAAAAGCTAAACCTGTAAATGACTATCCACCGCAAGAAAAATTGCGAATGGAAAAAGAATTATTAGGTTTTTATGTTTCTGATCATCCCCTCAAATCTTTAAGACAAGTTGCACCACTTTTAACACCAATCAATATTTCTCAACTCGGAGAACAAAGAGAAGATACAAAATTATGTGTAGTCGCCATGCTCAACGGCGTGAAAAAAGTCATGACCAAAAAAGGCGATCCAATGGCGATTTTGCAAATAGAAGATTTAACATCTCAAACTGAAGCTGTAGTGTTTCCTAAAACCTATGAACGTGTCAGTTCTGTACTACAAGTTGATGCTAGATTTATCATTTGGGGTAAAGTAGACCGTCGCGACGATCAACTGCAATTAATCGTTGATGATGCCGAACCAGTAGAAACAGTACAAATGGTTATGGTGGAATTAAATCCCCAACAAGCGTCCAATATAGAAGAACTACATCGGTTGAAAACAATTTTACAAGAACAGTCAGGGGATCGAGATAAAGCCAAAATGCCAGTGATAGGAATTATACAAACTGAACATTCTCGGAAATTAGTCCGACTAGGTTGGCAATTTTGTGTACAAGATGCGCGAATTACCGTACAAGCCTTACAAAATGCCAGATTTCCCGCACATTTAAGACCTTTAATCGGTAGTTAG
- a CDS encoding helix-turn-helix transcriptional regulator: protein MKFLYHPDRKDITLPGVLYALGDPVRLEMVCLLAAKGEQCCGDFDFAIAKSTMSNHFKILRESGVVFSRKEGTQHINRLRQEELEELFPGLLDAVLRSAKSIVNSQ from the coding sequence ATGAAATTCTTATATCATCCAGACCGAAAAGATATTACATTACCCGGAGTGTTGTACGCGCTAGGTGATCCTGTGCGCTTAGAGATGGTGTGCTTGTTAGCAGCCAAAGGTGAGCAATGTTGTGGAGACTTTGACTTTGCGATCGCCAAGTCTACCATGTCGAACCACTTTAAGATTTTGCGAGAGTCGGGTGTAGTGTTTAGCCGCAAAGAAGGGACACAGCACATCAACAGATTGCGGCAAGAAGAGTTAGAAGAACTATTTCCTGGGTTACTAGATGCAGTATTGCGATCGGCGAAGTCAATAGTCAATAGTCAATAG
- the trxA gene encoding thioredoxin, with amino-acid sequence MSSVINVTEATFKQEVLNSQIPVLVDFWAPWCGPCRMVAPVVDEIASEYAGQVKVVKLNTDQNPTVASHYGIRSIPTLMVFKGGRQVDTVVGAVAKNSLTKTLTQHIQQD; translated from the coding sequence ATGTCATCCGTCATCAATGTTACAGAAGCCACATTCAAGCAAGAAGTGCTAAATAGCCAAATCCCCGTATTGGTGGATTTCTGGGCCCCTTGGTGTGGCCCGTGTCGGATGGTAGCTCCAGTTGTCGATGAAATTGCTAGCGAATACGCAGGACAGGTAAAAGTAGTAAAGTTAAACACAGACCAAAATCCCACTGTTGCTAGTCATTACGGTATTCGTAGCATTCCTACTCTGATGGTATTCAAGGGAGGGCGACAAGTCGATACAGTTGTGGGGGCTGTCGCGAAAAATAGTTTGACTAAGACCTTAACTCAGCACATTCAACAAGATTAA
- a CDS encoding nitroreductase family protein: MSTITQVQPLDVPKAIIQRRSIKTFKPDPIEPELLKQLVELTVAAPSSFNTQAWRIVLVQDEAQKAALCAASWNQKQVIEAPVTFVFAADAKAGEGDLSLVYEKALQTGAWNEGTVNYFKNAIPQFQAGLGDKRREYAIKDAIIAATHLVLAAESLGLSTCFMNGWIEEQVKQVIGAENDPDLAIAVLVPVGYAAEPRLDPGRLPLSYNVFVDKINNPYQG, encoded by the coding sequence ATGAGTACAATTACCCAAGTTCAACCTCTAGACGTACCCAAGGCTATTATTCAAAGACGTTCCATCAAGACTTTTAAACCAGACCCCATAGAACCAGAACTGCTCAAGCAATTAGTAGAGTTGACCGTAGCTGCACCTAGTAGTTTTAATACCCAAGCCTGGCGGATTGTCTTAGTGCAGGATGAAGCGCAAAAGGCTGCTTTATGTGCTGCATCTTGGAATCAAAAACAAGTTATAGAAGCTCCTGTCACCTTTGTATTTGCAGCTGATGCCAAAGCTGGAGAGGGAGATTTAAGCTTGGTGTATGAAAAAGCCTTGCAAACTGGCGCATGGAATGAAGGTACAGTCAATTATTTTAAAAATGCTATTCCCCAATTCCAAGCAGGATTAGGAGATAAACGCCGGGAATATGCAATTAAAGATGCGATTATTGCCGCTACCCATTTAGTGTTAGCCGCAGAAAGTCTAGGGCTATCCACCTGTTTTATGAATGGATGGATAGAAGAACAAGTAAAACAGGTAATTGGTGCAGAAAATGATCCAGATTTAGCGATCGCAGTTTTAGTTCCAGTCGGCTATGCTGCTGAACCCCGCTTAGATCCTGGTCGCCTGCCCTTATCTTACAACGTCTTTGTAGATAAAATTAATAACCCCTATCAAGGATAA
- a CDS encoding SDR family NAD(P)-dependent oxidoreductase, which translates to MSNTALIVGAGSGLSASIARLFAQEGISIALAARNVDKLAQLSEEIGAVCFAADVSQADEVQQLFNDVDQKLGSPHIVVYNPSWRVRGALIDLNPQDVAKTLEITAYGGFLVAQAAAKRMLQQGSGAIFFTGASASVKGYPQSAPFAMGKFALRGLAQSIARELAPKNIHVAHFVIDGVIRSASYSDPADNPDSTLDPDAIAQTYLNILKQPRSAWTWEVELRPWVERF; encoded by the coding sequence ATGTCAAACACCGCGTTAATCGTTGGGGCTGGTAGTGGATTAAGTGCTTCCATTGCACGTTTATTTGCTCAAGAAGGAATTAGCATCGCTTTAGCGGCACGGAATGTAGATAAACTGGCGCAACTTAGTGAAGAAATCGGGGCTGTTTGTTTTGCGGCTGATGTTTCTCAAGCTGACGAAGTACAACAGTTATTTAATGATGTAGACCAAAAACTCGGTTCGCCTCATATCGTAGTTTACAATCCAAGCTGGCGCGTGCGTGGAGCATTGATTGATTTAAATCCTCAAGATGTAGCGAAAACCTTAGAAATTACAGCCTATGGTGGCTTTCTTGTAGCTCAAGCTGCGGCTAAACGAATGTTACAGCAGGGGAGTGGTGCAATCTTCTTTACAGGTGCCTCAGCTAGTGTCAAAGGTTATCCACAGTCTGCACCTTTTGCAATGGGTAAGTTTGCGTTGCGTGGTTTAGCCCAAAGCATAGCCAGAGAACTCGCCCCTAAAAATATTCACGTTGCCCATTTTGTAATTGATGGCGTGATTCGTTCTGCATCTTATTCAGACCCAGCAGATAATCCTGATAGTACCCTAGATCCAGATGCGATCGCCCAAACCTACCTCAACATCCTCAAACAACCCCGCAGTGCATGGACATGGGAAGTAGAACTGCGTCCTTGGGTGGAGAGATTTTAG
- a CDS encoding glutathione binding-like protein has translation MIDLYYWTTPNGHKITIFLEEVGLPYNIIPVNIGAGDQFKPEFLAISPNNRIPAIVDNEPIGGDEAISVFESGAILLYLAEKTGKLISANLRERVEVLQWLFWQMGGLGPMAGQNHHFSQYAPEKIEYAINRYVNETARLYAVLNKRLADREFVAGDYSIADIAIYPWIVPYERQGQNLDNFPNLKRWFEAIQARPAVIRAYEKAEALKNQALDIEQSRNVLFNQSANTVKA, from the coding sequence ATGATTGACTTGTATTATTGGACGACTCCTAACGGTCATAAAATCACAATCTTTTTAGAAGAAGTCGGTTTACCTTACAATATAATTCCTGTAAATATTGGTGCGGGCGACCAATTTAAACCAGAATTCTTAGCTATTTCCCCTAATAATCGTATACCCGCAATTGTTGACAACGAACCAATCGGTGGGGATGAAGCTATTTCTGTATTTGAATCTGGTGCTATTTTGTTGTATTTAGCAGAAAAAACTGGGAAGTTAATTTCTGCAAATCTGAGGGAACGGGTAGAGGTTTTGCAATGGCTATTTTGGCAAATGGGGGGTTTAGGGCCAATGGCTGGACAAAACCACCACTTTAGCCAATATGCACCGGAGAAAATAGAATACGCTATTAACCGCTACGTCAATGAAACAGCACGTTTATACGCGGTGCTAAATAAACGACTAGCAGACAGAGAATTTGTAGCTGGTGATTATTCCATTGCAGATATCGCCATCTATCCCTGGATAGTACCTTATGAACGCCAAGGTCAAAATTTAGATAATTTCCCTAATTTGAAACGTTGGTTTGAAGCAATTCAAGCGCGTCCGGCTGTAATTCGCGCCTACGAAAAAGCAGAAGCCTTAAAAAATCAGGCTTTAGATATCGAACAGTCAAGGAATGTATTGTTTAATCAATCAGCAAATACCGTTAAAGCATAG
- a CDS encoding HAD family hydrolase — translation MLRLITDFDGPIMDVSERYYRVYQFCLTEIRRPGQAVKELKKAEFWQMKRSRISEKEIALKSGLDETQAQEFSQLRRNTVHTQPYFEYDVLVPGAVEALLKIQAAGVDLAVMTMRRVRELDYAFEKYDLGKFFPENRRYCLSNDYVKTRDVDDKPLLMTKALAELPSAAATWMVGDTEADIAAAKKHNIQVMAVESGIRDRAQLKLYQPDFIVPDLSTAVNMILTSKVPTLSAKI, via the coding sequence ATGCTAAGACTAATTACCGACTTCGACGGCCCCATCATGGATGTTTCCGAGAGGTACTATCGGGTTTATCAATTTTGTTTAACAGAAATCCGCCGTCCAGGACAGGCTGTAAAAGAATTAAAAAAAGCAGAATTTTGGCAAATGAAGCGATCGCGGATTTCCGAAAAAGAAATTGCGTTAAAATCAGGTTTGGATGAGACACAAGCACAAGAATTTTCTCAACTACGACGCAACACAGTACATACTCAACCCTACTTTGAGTATGATGTCCTCGTTCCTGGTGCAGTAGAAGCATTATTAAAAATTCAAGCAGCTGGTGTTGATTTAGCTGTGATGACGATGCGCCGGGTGAGAGAATTAGACTATGCTTTTGAAAAATACGATTTAGGTAAGTTTTTCCCCGAAAATCGCCGTTATTGTCTCAGTAACGATTATGTCAAAACCCGTGATGTTGACGATAAACCCCTATTGATGACTAAAGCTTTAGCAGAATTACCATCAGCAGCAGCTACTTGGATGGTAGGGGATACGGAAGCTGATATTGCAGCCGCGAAAAAGCATAATATTCAAGTTATGGCTGTAGAATCTGGAATTCGCGATCGCGCACAGTTAAAGCTTTACCAGCCTGACTTCATTGTTCCAGACTTAAGCACTGCCGTAAATATGATTTTGACATCAAAAGTACCAACCTTATCAGCCAAAATCTAA